The following are encoded together in the Fusarium keratoplasticum isolate Fu6.1 chromosome 1, whole genome shotgun sequence genome:
- a CDS encoding U3 small nucleolar RNA-associated protein 11, protein MSSMRNAVARRPHRERAQPLERQRLGLLEKHKDYSLRAKDFNKKKAQLKALRDKAAERNEDEFYFGMLSRKGPGNRVKDGKKWSGTVQGDRGNKVLDVDTVRLLKTQDIGYIRTMRQVVSKEVAKLEEQVVLTRGFDKLDEDGDEEQEDDDSEFDFATAPSKPKAPRKIVFMDDEEQREEIIQHQMDEDDQDAADKTFEGFDDEEKEDAELERAKSLRRLRLQLENARKKLQTLKTAEEELEIQRAKMAKTATSGGTTRKGKKIMVRTRKR, encoded by the exons ATGTCGTCTATGCGAAATGCCGTCGCACGGCGACCTCACCGCGAGCGAGCGCAACCGCTAGAGCGTCAACGTCTCGGTCTTCTTGAGAAGCACAAG GATTACTCTCTTCGAGCCAAGGacttcaacaagaagaaggcgcaGCTCAAGGCGCTTCGCGACAAGGCGGCCGAACGAAACGAGGATGAATTCTACTTTGGCATGCTGTCCCGCAAGGGACCTGGGAACCGCGTGAAGGATGGCAAGAAATGGTCTGGAACCGTCCAGGGCGATCGAGGAAACAAGGTGCTGGATGTCGATACCGTGCGCCTACTCAAGACGCAGGACATTGGCTACATCCGGACGATGCGCCAGGTTGTGTCGAAGGAAGTTGCCAAGTTGGAGGAACAGGTGGTTCTCACACGGGGATtcgacaagctcgacgaggacggggatgaagaacaagaggacgacgacagcgagTTCGACTTTGCCACAGCGCCCTCGAAACCGAAAGCGCCGCGAAAGATTGTATTTATGGACGACGAAGAGCAACGGGAGGAAATAATACAGCACcagatggacgaggacgatCAAGACGCCGCGGACAAGACGTTTGAAGGGTTtgacgacgaagagaaggaggatgcAGAGCTTGAGCGAGCCAAGTCTCTCCGGCGTCTACGGCTACAACTCGAAAACGCCcgcaagaagctccagaCCCTGAAaaccgccgaggaggaactcgagatTCAGCGCGCAAagatggcaaagacggcgaCGTCGGGAGGAACCACacgcaagggcaagaagattATGGTTCGGACACGAAAGCGATAA
- a CDS encoding Non-specific serine/threonine protein kinase: MAPTQPSPESSTREQIIVEAWAQGLNVGAIVILILLVLCNYRHKALLHKLILSELLLALGHGFFAFFQEPEFGWVLSSTAALLYISYFVHNVIAWLKIKPFLPKWGSRVFIISLLAVQPFWVLETWANFQYHNNLGSRLLDTSRLFEPLARDPWWVFTTIKLVLAINDNYEFTIPKLVRISPRFGVMLLCLFLSIIFVVVDVVFMILVSKRGGLNPFWRLALVFKCASDVIFLDDFKSVLDRISESAMRKIATFSYRDDDTSQPTNQNRSTPGFSGFEFRRKSSRPAAYGNENGCLQGRSGSCVSAEDGHYEYATSYDHFLAEDSSPSGHRGQRRASEHGNTHSRDIELGEREDGILMEPLNSFTNFEDILCRLPHAAHLSKALHYVIKLSQANQTKPTRSWRLLLSQSPQPFLLFMGQSIGTLLPLRLRLWLGKRIFRPLGPFTVRVSWHRLIKGPCKPTEVEAMQYVAAHTTIPVPRIYAVHTETNGRIYIEMTYIQGDSLDSAWRRMSVDEKNTVFADIKQRVSCLRELQPPAQDIVSSALQNPAFDCRIGACYYGPLNQYEFHSLARGHLRMEDVAPFLGPEVAKVHTSHYKTHFTHADLAPRNIIVRRGRVVAIVDWEFAGWYPEYWEFTKAYYNCFPDDEWEDYLHIALPCYDTELIAEQTLWTRLPEPGTKTSSYRDGVWVERQGSSPSAAWLDARAGRQLSDLWSLALS, encoded by the exons ATGGCGCCGACGCAGCCCAGCCCGGAAAGTAGCACGCGCGAGCAGATCATCGTCGAGGCGTGGGCTCAAGGCCTCAACGTCGGTGCTATTGTGATCCTCATCCTGCTGGTTTTGTGCAATTATCGCCACAAGGCTCTGCTGCATAAACTGATTCTCAGCGAA CTACTACTTGCCCTCGGACATGGGTTCTTTGCATTCTTTCAAGAACCCGAGTTTGGCTG GGTCCTCAGCAGCACAGCAGCTCTGCTGTACATTTCCTATTTTGTACACAATGTCATCGCCTGGCTCAAGATCAAACCGTTCCTCCCAAAATGGGGCTCCCGAGTCTTCATAatctccctcctcgccgtACAACCATTTTGGGTCCTCGAAACATGGGCCAACTTTCAGTACCACAACAACCTCGGGAGCAGACTCTTGGACACATCAAGGCTATTCGAGCCGCTAGCAAGAGACCCCTGGTGGGTATTCACCACCATAAAACTCGTCCTGGCAATCAACGACAACTACGAATTCACGATACCAAAGCTCGTTCGGATAAGCCCGCGATTCGGCGTCATgcttctttgtctttttcTGTCCATCATATTTGTTGTTGTGGATGTCGTCTTTATGATTCTGGTTTCGAAAAGAGGCGGTTTAAACCCATTTTGGCGG CTCGCACTTGTTTTCAAGTGTGCATCCGATGTCATATTCTTAGACGACTTTAAGAGCGTTCTTGATCGTATCTCGGAGTCCGCTATGAGGAAGATTGCCACATTCAGTTACCGAGACGATGATACTTCACAACCTACAAATCAGAATCGCTCAACACCTGGCTTTTCTGGTTTCGAGTTCCGCCGTaagagctcaaggccagcaGCATATGGAAATGAGAACGGCTGCTTACAGGGACGCTCGGGGTCCTGTGTGAGCGCCGAGGATGGCCATTATGAGTATGCAACCAGCTACGACCATTTTCTCGCCGAGGATAGTAGCCCTAGTGGCCATAGGGGACAGAGAAGGGCTTCAGAACATGGAAATACACATTCAAGAG ATATTGAACTCGGGGAACGAGAGGATGGCATTCTCATGGAGCCG TTAAACTCGTTTACTAATTTTGAGGATATTCTCTGTCGCCTTCCCCATGCTGCACATTTGAGCAAGGCTCTTCATTACGTGATCAAGCTAAGCCAAGccaaccaaaccaaaccaacTCGGTCCTGGCGGCTGCTTCTCTCCCAGTCTCCTCAACCTTTTCTTTTATTCATGGGTCAATCTATCGGGACTCTGCTTCCACTGCGACTGCGGTTATGGCTTGGCAAGCGGATCTTCCGTCCGCTTGGCCCCTTTACAGTGAGGGTAAGCTGGCATCGCCTTATCAAAGGACCATGCAAGCCCACCGAGGTGGAGGCCATGCAGTACGTCGCCGCCCACACAACGATTCCAGTGCCCAGGATCTACGCTGTCCATACCGAAACCAACGGCCGCATTTACATTGAGATGACTTATATCCAGGGAGACAGCCTAGACAGTGCTTGGCGTCGCATGTcggtcgacgagaagaatACCGTTTTTGCCGACATTAAGCAGCGTGTGTCTTGTCTTCGCGAGCTTCAACCTCCGGCCCAAGATATAGTCTCCTCAGCTCTTCAGAATCCCGCATTTGACTGCCGCATAGGAGCTTGCTACTATGGCCCCCTGAACCAGTACGAGTTCCACTCATTGGCCCGAGGGCATTTGCGCATGGAAGACGTCGCACCTTTCCTTGGCCCAGAAGTGGCCAAAGTGCACACGTCCCACTACAAAACTCACTTTACCCATGCAGATCTGGCACCGAGGAACATTATTGTGCGGCGTGGACGTGTCGTCGCTATCGTTGATTGGGAGTTTGCGGGATGGTATCCAGAGTACTGGGAGTTCACCAAGGCGTACTATAACTGCTTTCCCGATGATGAATGGGAGGATTATCTTCACATTGCTCTTCCCTGCTATGACACAGAGCTTATTGCGGAGCAAACTCTCTGGACGAGGCTGCCGGAGCCCGGCACAAAGACTTCATCGTATCGTGATGGCGTTTGGGTCGAGCGCCAGGGGTCGAGCCCTTCAGCAGCTTGGTTAGATGCCAGGGCAGGCCGTCAGCTGTCAGATCTGTGGTCTTTGGCCCTTTCTTGA
- a CDS encoding AAA domain-containing protein, which yields MSFEEYQAILPELLSAPGTTQPAPPETTQPVLEATAITTQPKPSNNVRAKGFVDIIEYHSEGHEVEIIPAERFLPTKRKSNKKQQTYKDYAVVLRRTWVQGKNAPVEVEVQLEIQSVALCRAFRKIAVNSYEDTDLSSFPIKLKSPFPEIFFYRDEIKSLMEDESRSEEVRQGAGALYGFVLKNRLMTSIVADHEKYFNEGQVIGDILWTIYPPNSLVVIDTGKLQECWICRNVASYQHGDGYLWMVTGFRIGYDGSSPGLTKQTFKLPVSDKQVCKISDLPLVPIKNYQGWPSLRETLLARAATLQKVLGKDLSQFAPQTYANVGWRTEFSSYSALLNPMLLAKQLDDRVVVDYKSFLDENQGSAAELVDFRSKLKKTKSTAKAKARGVFSSDRHRKKDRRRRRRHHGFMGYPPDDSDSDFDLDSDSNSDSDSNSDSDSAGVDPDASGTAVDAQESEGSPEPDLGNLDGLSEAVEESFSVSKENFNLLFPALVPAFGLKKKNWLWVLSDQLRDVAWNMVAFKSLQLEKATKHLVQALVKGHKANSTAFDDVVPGKGQGLVFLLHGKPGLGKTLTAESVADYLERPLYSISGGELSTEVTQLEKRLDVIFALTKRWDAVCLLDEADVLLCKRNSAEMDRNAIVAVFLRKIEYFQGVLFLTTNRKQDFDEAFKSRIHVTISYGDLSDEAQSMIWEQLITTNKDVQKDDSWTAGAYSALGKLKLNGRTIKNILRTAVAYANADGETLGLRHVLAILQTELKEVDEESSVSTDSLESTKKAQVKAALDDLQRLLG from the exons ATGTCCTTTGAGGAGTACCAGGCAATTCTGCCTGAGCTACTCAGTGCCCCTGGAACTACCCAGCCTGCTCCTCCGGAAACAACCCAGCCTGTGCTTGAAGCAACAGCAATCACG ACCCAACCCAAGCCATCGAACAATGTCCGAGCCAAGGGCTTTGTGGATATCATCGAGTACCATAGCGAAGGTCACGAAGTGGAAATTATCCCCGCCGAACGGTTTCTTCCCACAAAGAGAAAGAGCAACAAAAAGCAACAAACGTACAAAGACTACGCAGTTGTGCTCCGCCGAACATGGGTGCAGGGGAAAAACGCCCCCGTAGAAGTCGAAGTGCAACTGGAAATCCAGTCCGTGGCCCTCTGTCGAGCATTCCGAAAGATTGCCGTCAACTCTTATGAGGACACTGACCTATCGAGTTTCCCGATCAAGCTCAAAAGTCCCTTCCCGGAGATTTTCTTCTACCGGGATGAGATCAAATCCTTGATGGAAGATGAGAGCAGAAGCGAGGAGGTCCGTCAGGGCGCTGGGGCCTTGTACGGTTTCGTGCTCAAGAACAGGCTCATGACGAGTATCGTGGCAGATCACGAAAAGTACTTTAACGAAGGCCAGGTCATTGGCGACATCCTCTGGACCATTTACCCTCCAAACAGCCTGGTGGTCATCGATACTGGAAAGCTTCAAGAGTGTTGGATTTGCCGCAACGTCGCGAGCTACCAGCACGGGGACGGATACCTTTGGATGGTGACTGGCTTCAGAATTGGATACGATGGATCCTCCCCTGGACTTACTAAACAGACTTTCAAGCTTCCGGTTTCGGACAAGCAGGTGTGTAAGATCTCAGATCTGCCCCTGGTCCCAATCAAGAACTACCAGGGCTGGCCTTCGTTGAGAGAAACTTTGCTTGCCAGGGCCGCAACTTTGCAAAAGGTGCTCGGAAAGGACCTGTCACAATTTGCGCCACAAACATACGCCAACGTTGGATGGCGGACCGAGTTCAGTAGCTACAGCGCATTGCTGAACCCTATGTTGCTCGCCAAACAG CTTGATGACCGTGTGGTGGTGGACTACAAGTCGTTCCTCGATGAGAACCAAGGCAGCGCGGCTGAGCTCGTGGATTTTCGGAGCAAGCTCAAGAAAACCAAATCGACGGCAAAGGCAAAAGCAAGGGGCGTCTTTTCTAGCGATCGCCATAGAAAGAAAgaccgtcgtcgtcgccgccggcATCACGGTTTCATGGGCTACCCGCCCGACGATTCCGACTCCGACTTCGACTTAGACTCCGACTCCAACTCTGACTCCGACTCTAACTCTGACTCTGATTCCGCCGGGGTTGATCCCGATGCGTCCGGGACCGCCGTGGATGCCCAAGAGTCTGAAGGCTCGCCCGAGCCTGACCTCGGCAATTTGGATGGGTTGTCCGAAGCGGTAGAAGAGAGCTTCAGCGTCTCGAAGGAGAACTTCAACCTTTTGTTCCCCGCCCTCGTTCCTGCGTTtgggctcaagaagaagaattgGCTCTGGGTACTCAGCGATCAACTTCGGGATGTCGCTTGGAACATGGTCGCATTCAAATCCCTGCAACTGGAAAAGGCAACGAAGCATCTCGTCCAAGCTCTGGTGAAGGGCCACAAGGCCAACTCGACTGCGTTTGACGATGTGGTACCCGGTAAAGGCCAAGGGCTGGTTTTTCTTTTGCACGG AAAGCCTGGATTGGGGAAAACTCTCACTGCTG AGAGTGTCGCAGACTACCTTGAGCGTCCCCTGTATTCCATATCAGGTGGAGAGCTGAGCACCGAGGTCACACAgttggagaagaggctggATGTAATCTTTGCTCTGACCAAGAGATGGGATGCCGtctgcctcctcgacgaagcCGACGTGCTCTTGTGCAAGCGAaactcggccgagatggacCGAAATGCCATCGTTGCAG TGTTTCTCAGGAAGATCGAGTACTTCCAGGGTGTTTTGTTCCTCACCACTAACCGCAAGCaagactttgacgaggcatTCAAGAGTCGAATTCATGTCACGATTTCCTACGGGGACCTGTCAGACGAAGCCCAGTCAATGATCTGGGAGCAGCTGATTACCACAAATAAAGATGTGCAAAAAGACGATTCCTGGACTGCTGGCGCTTATTCAGCCCTTGGGAAGTTGAAGCTCAAT GGCCGGACAATCAAGAACATTTTGCGGACGGCTGTCGCATACGCCAATGCTGATGGGGAAACACTTGGCCTTCGCCATGTTCTGGCGATTTTGCAGACCGAGCTTAAGGAAGTCGATGAGGAATCGTCAGTGAGCACGGACAGCTTGGAGAGCACCAAGAAGGCTCAAGTCAAGGCTGCTTTGGATGATTTGCAACGGTTATTGGGATAG
- a CDS encoding COX assembly mitochondrial protein: MAAMAAQNPSAPEERLGVPSRNPLPLSASQEAQVRDIFYQRVRKECAEEIKAFAACALGRTFTVSFACRPEHRTMNSCMKLHATQAEHDAAREEWFALRIERQRERERKAKMAAAQEEFMREWWGLPEHVRLSRQKEMEQRGERIHGLTAKDRPEK; the protein is encoded by the exons ATGGCCGCAATGGCCGCCCAGAACccgtcggcgccggaggAGAGGCTGGGGGTGCCTTCGAGGAATCCGCTACCGCTGTCGGCATCGCAGGAGGCCCAGGTTAGAGATATCTTTTACCAGCGGGTCCGGAAGGAGTGTGCAGAGGAGATTAAGG CTTTTGCCGCCTGCGCCCTCGGTCGAACATTCACCGTCTCATTCGCATGCCGCCCCGAGCACCGCACCATGAACAGCTGTATGAAGCTTCACGCGACGCAGGCCGAGCACGACGCCGCGCGAGAGGAGTGGTTCGCGCTGCGGATCGAGAGacagagggagagggagcgcaaggccaagatggcggcTGCGCAGGAAGAGTTTATGCGCGAGTGGTGGGGATTGCCTGAGCACGTCCGGCTGTCGAggcagaaggagatggagcagaggGGGGAGAGGATACACGGGCTCACAGCCAAGGACCGACCGGAGAAGTAA
- a CDS encoding Alpha-1,2-Mannosidase: MGVGLPFTPSRAILSLLITFLVFYCLWSSPSYGRRNIPYVPSSYDWSQHVHKQPVSPSGRVGLPRGIPLELPRIQHDFSAGDLRKRDLDTAKQRRDEIKRAFRKTWTAYEKHAWGRDELAPLTLDGRDTFSGWAATIVDNLDTLWIMGMKKEFYKAVGYVAQMDWDQPTSDGFNVFETTIRHLGGLLSAYELSGEGVLLRKAVELGDLLYATFDNSEHMPPHTIKFRHLKKGEGHPEPRQSTASLGSMSLEFTRLAQRTGDARYYDAIDRITQAFKRTQNETSLPGLWPLRIDAWNGFKVNDDTFGFGANGDSLYEYLIKEYVLLQGLEPKYKDMYLDAADAGMKHLIFRPMLPDKDDILMLGEASLFREKVRLKTDVEHLTCFAGGMYALGGKVLGRDDHVVVGEKLARGCARAYAAYPSGLMPEIVNLQACPSWEPCEFAPRSKKEPLGFQARDRAYLLRPEAIESIFILYRITGNQEFRDIAWTMWTAIRNAAETSEAFAAVEDVTREDVKLKDYMESFWLAETLKYFFLIFSDEDVISLDEWVFNTEAHPLMRTAVGNSRRSR, from the coding sequence ATGGGCGTGGGATTACCGTTTACCCCGTCTAGGGCCATTCTTTCGCTCCTTATTACCTTTTTGGTCTTTTATTGCCTTTGGAGCAGCCCATCTTACGGTCGCCGCAACATCCCATATGTTCCCAGCAGTTATGACTGGAGCCAGCACGTCCACAAGCAGCCCGTGAGCCCCTCTGGGCGGGTTGGTCTGCCCCGTGGCATCCCTCTCGAATTACCCCGGATTCAGCATGATTTCTCGGCCGGCGACCTCAGGAAACGAGACCTCGACACGGCCAAGCAACGGCGAGACGAGATCAAGCGTGCTTTCCGAAAGACTTGGACTGCGTATGAAAAACACGCATGGGGTCGGGATGAATTGGCGCCGCTTACTTTGGACGGGCGCGATACCTTTAGCGGATGGGCtgccaccatcgtcgacaacCTCGATACCTTGTGGATCATGGGTATGAAGAAAGAGTTTTACAAGGCTGTTGGTTATGTTGCACAGATGGATTGGGATCAACCTACCAGTGACGGATTCAACGTCTTTGAGACCACGATTAGGCATCTCGGAGGTTTGCTGTCAGCATACGAGCTCAGCGGGGAGGGCGTCTTGTTGAGAAAGGCGGTTGAGCTGGGCGATCTGTTGTACGCAACATTCGACAACTCGGAGCATATGCCACCACACACCATCAAATTTCGCCATCTCAAAAAAGGTGAAGGTCATCCGGAGCCCAGGCAAAGCACTGCCAGTCTGGGAAGCATGAGTTTGGAGTTTACTCGTCTTGCGCAGCGAACTGGCGACGCCCGGTACTATGACGCTATCGATCGGATTACCCAGGCCTTTAAGCGGACACAGAACGAGACGTCTCTTCCTGGCCTGTGGCCACTCCGGATCGATGCGTGGAATGGATTCAAAGTGAACGACGACACATTTGGGTTTGGTGCGAATGGGGATTCTCTGTATGAGTATCTTATCAAGGAATATGTCTTGTTGCAGGGACTGGAGCCCAAGTACAAGGACATGTACCTCGATGCTGCCGATGCAGGCATGAAGCATTTGATCTTCCGACCGATGCTGCCAGACAAAGACGACATTCTCATGCTGGGAGAGGCTAGCTTGTTCAGAGAAAAggtgaggttgaagacggACGTTGAGCATCTGACTTGTTTCGCTGGAGGTATGTATGCCCTCGGAGGCAAGGTCCTTGGACGGGATGaccacgtcgtcgtcggcgaaAAGCTGGCTCGCGGGTGCGCCCGCGCATATGCTGCGTATCCCTCCGGCCTCATGCCCGAAATTGTCAACCTCCAAGCCTGTCCAAGCTGGGAACCCTGCGAATTCGCACCGCGATCGAAAAAGGAGCCCCTAGGTTTCCAAGCCCGCGACAGGGCATACCTCCTCCGCCCGGAAGCCATCGAAAGCATCTTTATCCTCTACCGCATCACTGGCAACCAAGAGTTCCGCGACATTGCGTGGACCATGTGGACGGCGATCCGGAACGCTGCCGAGACGAGCGAGGCGTTTGCGGCGGTTGAGGACGTGACGAGGGAGGATGTGAAGCTCAAGGATTACATGGAGAGCTTCTGGCTGGCCGAGACGCTCAAGtacttcttcctcatcttttCCGACGAGGATGTTATTAGTCTGGATGAGTGGGTGTTTAACACGGAGGCTCACCCGCTGATGAGGACGGCTGTTGGAAATTCTAGAAGGTCAAGATAA
- a CDS encoding C2H2-type domain-containing protein: MEPLGVIDGVFVGMRYFDETQPFRATSLLRSATDNLALELKTIPVGVSPVLQPREKAWSSIGDVRAGVQCYWRHFVRVADSLDVPVITHLREMYRDAKGLLEAAVFAFRNTLTGPAPNDLKKIFAFCSLSYVVSSMLHARGRFEKTKMLAGIALWFNALEDLAEQVAFKQLAEKLWPEEYHRLHFIDLGRGHMTEQAMGAIYGSDLASSYVSESSFGLTPLTDLQASGLQSPRFSMADSATRDSDRYSTDAEQHWQQLAPSFSSDLSFSFDPSLSPDPSFSPELSSITTAQSYYAPRLDTIPIVSPNIVEQPTTSGVPDTTLACINSPKELCDTSVFAAVLQYFKDNGDFWYDLSGRGVISKDIRSLLSWNQECTREKERIHNQFLRHLVSEKKTKDVTSRGIVSVVEALVEMGYLQSIEEAINYMTEIGKSLFSDTGACGRFVSWITSNQPHAKETFSCPTCRQVFSRKWNMERHCVDVHDKTVKKEGGQKRRDRGSKSGKDNSYRGFV; the protein is encoded by the exons ATGGAGCCTCTTGGGGTGATTGATGGGGTTTTTGTTGGTATGCGGTACTTCGACGAGACACAACCTTTCCGCGCGACCTCGCTGCTCAGAAGTGCAACCGACAACCTTGCTCTTGAGCTGAAGACGATCCCTGTGGGGGTGTCCCCGGTTCTCCAACCCCGAGAGAAGGCTTGGTCCTCAATTGGAGATGTTCGAGCTGGGGTGCAATGCTATTGGCGGCATTTTGTGAGGGTAGCTGATAGTCTGGATGTGCCAGTCATCACCCATCTTCGTGAGATGTACCGAGATGCCAAGGGGCTTCTAGAAGCCGCGGTCTTTGCCTTCCGCAACACCTTGACAGGCCCCGCTCCCAATGATCTCAAAAAGATCTTTGCCTTCTGCAGTCTCTCATATGTAGTCTCCAGTATGCTGCATGCGAGAGGTAGGTTTGAGAAGACGAAAATGCTAGCTGGCATTGCCCTCTGGTTCAatgcccttgaggatctAGCGGAGCAAGTGGCATTCAAGCAGCTTGCTGAAAAGCTCTGGCCCGAAGAATACCATCGCCTTCACTTCATCGACCTGGGTAGAGGTCATATGACCGAGCAGGCCATGGGCGCCATTTACGGCAGTGACCTGGCGTCCAGCTATGTCTCCGAGTCGAGCTTTGGCCTGACGCCATTGACTGACCTCCAGGCTTCCGGGCTCCAGAGTCCCCGATTCTCAATGGCCGATTCTGCGACCCGAGACTCTGATCGAT ACTCTACAGACGCAGAGCAGCACTGGCAGCAACTTGCTCCATCATTTTCATCCGATCTATCTTTCTCATTCGACCCTTCCTTGTCGCCTGATCCATCCTTCTCGCCCGAGCTATCCTCGATAACAACTGCGCAGTCTTACTATGCCCCAAGATTGGACACCATACCTATTGTCTCACCCAACATAGTCGAGCAGCCCACCACGAGCGGCGTCCCCGACACCACGCTGGCTTGCATCAATAGCCCCAAGGAGCTATGCGACACCTCGGTTTTCGCCGCTGTACTTCAGTACTTCAAGGATAACGGGGACTTCTGGTATGACCTATCCGGCCGAGGCGTGATATCGAAAGACATACGTTCGCTACTCTCCTGGAACCAGGAGTGCACGCGAGAGAAGGAGCGCATCCACAACCAATTTTTAAGGCACCTAGTGTCCGAAAAGAAGACCAAAGATGTCACATCACGCGGGATAGTCTCTGTAGTTGAGGCATTAGTGGAGATGGGGTATTTGCAGAGCATTGAAGAAGCCATAAACTACATGACTGAGATTGGTAAG TCACTCTTCAGTGATACAGGAGCTTGTGGCAGGTTTGTTTCATGGATTACTTCCAA CCAGCCTCACGCCAAAGAGACATTCTCATGTCCTACCTGCCGTCAGGTGTTTAGTCGAAAGTGGAATATGGAGCGACATTGCGTAGACGTTCACGACAAGACAGTCAAGAAAGAGGGAggccagaagaggagggatAGAGGGTCGAAATCCGGCAAGGACAATTCTTACAGGGGGTTTGTATAA
- a CDS encoding FA-desaturase domain-containing protein gives MGRLVFDPQLTKPDALVLENLAADIRAETTEKQVEHQGLAKRVANGHASKQGESPANGSAGHRDDGTIAKLAALNNPKDPNFEPTVFNGTELSLLKLPRVLDQWVLQPYIRVARSIVRVETDVVMVTHLLLYFTTSVPSAALLFYKFWWIHALAHCFMQISYVGTYTLMMHQHIHMRGILSKKFIIFDTLFPYVLDPLMGHSWNSYFYHHVKHHHVEGNGPNDLSSTIRYQRDNIWHFLHYVGRFYFFIWFDLPSYFIRTGKLGLALKAAFWELSYYATLIFLYRSNPSATFAVLLLPLLLLRAGLMVGNWGQHAFVDHEEPDSDYRSSITLIDVASNRHCFNDGYHTSHHLNPLRHWREHPVSFLRGKEKYASQHALIFHNIDYIMITVRLMMKDYRTLAECMVPIGEQISMTLEDRMALLESHVQRFTEQEIREKFGKEALATGL, from the exons ATGGGTCGTCTTGTGTTTGACCCGCAGCTTACGAAGCCTGATGCTTTGGTTCTTGAAAACCTTGCTGCTGACATTCGCGCTGAAACGACTGAGAAGCAAGTCGAGCATCAAGGCCTGGCGAAAAGAGTTGCGAATGGGCACGCCTCCAAGCAAGGGGAATCCCCAGCAAATGGCTCCG CCGGGCACCGTGACGATGGCACAATCGCCAAACTCGCCGCCCTCAACAACCCCAAAGATCCAAACTTTGAACCCACAGTGTTCAACGGGACGGAACTCAGTCTACTCAAACTGCCCCGTGTCCTCGATCAATGGGTTCTGCAACCCTACATCCGCGTTGCGCGCTCCATCGTTCGAGTTGAGACAGACGTCGTCATGGTCACGCACTTGCTGCTGTACTTTACCACGTCTGTCCCGAGCGCCGCGCTGCTCTTTTACAAGTTCTGGTGGATTCACGCCCTCGCCCACTGCTTCATGCAAATCAGTTATGTGGGCACGTATACCCTCATGATGCATCAACACATTCACATGCGAGGCATCCTCAGCAAGAAGTTCATCATCTTCGACACGTTGTTCCCTTATGTCCTTGATCCGCTCATGGGACACAGCTGGAATTCCTACTTTTACCATCATGTCAAGCATCACCACGTCGAGGGGAACGGACCCAACGACCTCTCATCTACAATCCGTTATCAACGTGACAACATATGGCACTTTCTACACTACGTTGGACGATTCTACTTTTTTATCTGGTTCGACCTGCCCTCGTATTTTATCCGGACGGGAAAGCTAGGTCTTGCCTTGAAGGCTGCTTTCTGGGAGCTGAGCTACTACGCAACACTCATCTTTCTGTACCGATCCAACCCGAGTGCTACTTTTGCCGTCTTACTTCTGCCCTTGCTGCTACTTCGGGCTGGCCTGATGGTGGGAAACTGGGGTCAGCACGCGTTCGTGGATCACGAAGAGCCTGATTCTGACTATCGGTCAAGCATCACTCTGATTGACGTCGCG AGCAACCGTCACTGCTTCAACGACGGCTACCACACCTCCCATCACCTCAACCCCCTGAGACACTGGCGCGAGCATCCCGTATCGTTCCTCAGGGGCAAGGAGAAGTACGCCTCTCAGCACGCCCTAATTTTCCACAACATCGACTACATCATGATCACGGTGcggctgatgatgaaggactACCGGACCCTTGCCGAGTGCATGGTGCCGATTGGTGAGCAGATATCTATGACATTGGAAGATCGGATGGCTCTGCTTGAATCTCATGTGCAACGGTTTACAGAACAGGAGATACGGGAAAAGTTTGGAAAAGAGGCCTTGGCAACTGGCCTGTAG